In one Echinicola marina genomic region, the following are encoded:
- a CDS encoding SusC/RagA family TonB-linked outer membrane protein, giving the protein MLSIKNRKKILGWGWITLCFAVLSHQLAAQPTVRGRVTDAIEGEPLIGATIVQKGTTNGTVSDDSGEFSISVPANATLIFSYIGYLSKEVQIGNQTTVDVALEEDLKSLEGVVVVGYGTQKKSDLTGAVGTISGKELLSIPSPSFDQMMQGKIAGTQITQTTGAPGGNVNIVIRGVSSITGGNQPLYVIDGFAMGAGGSGSDVSSFNGNSFSSGGMAQNTASKINPLTNINPADIESIEILKDASATAIYGSRGANGVVIITTKRGKQGQSKINFDVSNGVQMIANKLDMLNARQFAEFVADGRDNAWVLSGGNASDPNEVRSAGTRVKPEFRNPEAITVNTNWQDVIFRPSVVQSYQLSASGGKEGVDYYVSGGYFNQEGIIKGSDFKKFNLRSNIDAYLTKRLKLGISIAGSHSWGKFARAEGHLGQRGLISAALASSPALSVYDKNGNYTSELLDPLGVPVENPLLIIDEFSDTRSSTNVFTNNYLEYEIVEGLTLKSSIGINYIADHTRLWKSSEIGEWGAKTSLATAGVHQRTNLNWLNENVLNYRRSINGVHDVDAIVGFTAQKDKTDWLQAGATDFPTDHIEYLAGGNVNAGTNYVSEWSMLSLLARVNYTYKGKYLVTGTVRRDGSSRFGPNNRWGTFPSFSVGYRISEEPFMQSVTFIDNLKIRASYGVSGNNLIGNYAHIGLLGTTRYVSSNQAALGIIPQSLANENLTWERSLQTNIGLDVALFDNRLTLSVDAYKNHKKDLLLNASLPAISGFSASTQNIGELENKGLEFTLDAVVVNTGNFSWNSNFNIGVNKNKVLVLNSDNARIENSAYQFTEVGRPISSFYMLHAIGVFQDWDDVDAHPKQHPDVQPGDLKFEDVNGDGVITNDDKTFVGDPWPDYTFGFNNRLEYDNFALSISVTGSQGNDVYFQGGEIILNAAGVQNQLAVTDERWKSLDDPGNGFTPRAIRSDYAKGISSNSRYLFDGSYVRIKNINLSYTFQRQTLEKINLSGLSVYGDISNVYTFTDYPGYDPEASSTGDNIAASGIDYFSYPIPRIFTLGLRVSF; this is encoded by the coding sequence ATGTTATCAATAAAGAATAGAAAAAAAATCTTAGGATGGGGTTGGATAACTCTTTGCTTTGCGGTATTGTCACATCAGCTCGCCGCGCAACCTACTGTCCGCGGCAGGGTAACCGACGCTATTGAAGGAGAGCCGCTCATTGGGGCCACCATAGTGCAGAAAGGAACCACGAATGGCACGGTCTCAGATGATTCAGGAGAATTCAGCATCTCCGTTCCCGCGAATGCCACTCTGATCTTTTCGTATATCGGATACCTTAGCAAGGAGGTACAGATCGGGAACCAGACTACCGTGGATGTTGCGTTGGAGGAAGATCTTAAGAGCCTGGAAGGAGTGGTGGTGGTTGGGTATGGAACGCAGAAAAAAAGCGATCTTACCGGTGCCGTAGGTACCATTTCCGGAAAGGAGCTTTTATCCATACCTTCTCCAAGTTTCGATCAGATGATGCAGGGAAAAATTGCGGGAACACAGATCACCCAAACAACAGGAGCTCCTGGCGGTAATGTAAACATTGTCATCAGGGGTGTTAGCTCGATTACCGGTGGCAACCAACCGCTGTATGTGATTGACGGTTTTGCCATGGGCGCAGGCGGATCAGGTTCGGATGTCAGCAGTTTCAATGGGAATTCATTTTCCTCCGGGGGGATGGCACAAAACACGGCCAGCAAGATAAATCCCCTGACCAATATAAACCCTGCGGATATCGAATCCATAGAGATACTGAAAGATGCTTCAGCAACAGCCATTTACGGATCCAGGGGGGCAAATGGAGTGGTCATTATTACCACGAAGAGAGGAAAGCAGGGACAATCTAAAATTAACTTCGATGTTAGCAATGGCGTACAAATGATAGCCAATAAGCTGGACATGCTAAATGCCCGCCAATTTGCTGAATTTGTGGCTGATGGAAGGGATAATGCCTGGGTGCTTTCGGGTGGCAACGCTTCAGATCCCAATGAAGTAAGATCTGCCGGTACAAGAGTAAAACCTGAATTCCGAAACCCGGAAGCCATCACCGTAAACACCAACTGGCAGGATGTTATTTTCCGTCCGTCGGTTGTCCAAAGTTACCAGCTTTCGGCTAGTGGAGGTAAGGAAGGGGTTGACTATTATGTTTCCGGTGGATACTTTAATCAGGAGGGAATCATTAAAGGATCGGATTTTAAGAAATTCAACCTGCGATCCAATATTGACGCTTACCTTACCAAAAGGCTCAAGCTGGGGATTTCTATAGCTGGATCGCATTCCTGGGGTAAGTTTGCCAGAGCGGAGGGGCATCTGGGCCAGCGCGGACTAATATCGGCAGCATTGGCCAGCTCCCCAGCGCTTTCGGTTTATGATAAAAACGGAAACTATACTTCAGAGCTGCTGGACCCGTTGGGCGTGCCGGTGGAAAATCCACTGTTGATCATTGATGAGTTTAGTGACACGCGCAGTTCTACCAATGTATTTACCAACAACTATCTGGAATATGAAATTGTCGAAGGCTTAACGCTTAAATCTTCCATAGGGATAAACTACATAGCCGACCATACCAGGCTATGGAAATCTTCTGAAATTGGTGAATGGGGTGCCAAGACCAGTTTGGCCACAGCGGGTGTTCACCAAAGAACAAATCTGAACTGGTTAAACGAAAATGTGCTTAACTACCGTCGATCGATCAATGGAGTTCACGATGTGGATGCCATTGTCGGTTTCACTGCGCAAAAAGACAAAACGGATTGGTTACAGGCAGGCGCCACTGATTTTCCCACCGACCATATCGAATACCTCGCAGGAGGAAACGTAAACGCCGGAACCAACTATGTTTCGGAATGGTCCATGCTTTCTTTGTTGGCCAGGGTAAACTATACTTACAAAGGGAAATACCTGGTTACCGGTACCGTGCGCCGCGACGGAAGCTCGAGGTTTGGCCCCAATAACCGATGGGGTACATTCCCTTCATTTTCGGTGGGGTACCGGATATCTGAAGAGCCTTTTATGCAATCTGTCACCTTTATCGATAATCTGAAAATAAGGGCCAGCTACGGAGTTTCTGGAAATAACCTTATCGGAAATTATGCGCACATCGGGTTGTTGGGCACTACGCGGTATGTTTCAAGCAACCAGGCAGCCCTAGGGATCATTCCCCAAAGCCTGGCAAATGAAAACCTCACCTGGGAAAGATCGCTGCAAACCAACATCGGGCTGGATGTCGCTTTGTTCGACAATCGCCTCACACTTTCTGTTGATGCCTATAAAAATCATAAAAAAGATCTGCTGCTTAACGCCTCTTTGCCAGCGATTTCAGGGTTTTCAGCGTCCACCCAAAACATTGGCGAGCTGGAAAACAAAGGGTTGGAATTCACATTGGATGCCGTTGTCGTCAACACAGGGAATTTCTCTTGGAACTCCAATTTCAATATCGGGGTAAACAAAAATAAAGTGTTGGTACTCAATTCAGATAATGCCAGAATTGAAAATTCTGCCTACCAGTTTACAGAAGTAGGAAGGCCGATTTCCAGCTTTTACATGCTGCATGCTATTGGTGTATTTCAGGATTGGGACGATGTGGATGCCCATCCGAAACAACATCCCGACGTGCAACCGGGAGACCTGAAGTTTGAAGACGTCAACGGTGATGGGGTGATCACCAACGACGACAAAACCTTTGTAGGCGATCCCTGGCCCGACTATACCTTTGGGTTCAATAACCGGTTGGAGTATGACAATTTCGCACTCAGCATAAGTGTGACGGGGTCTCAGGGCAATGACGTGTACTTCCAGGGCGGCGAGATCATCCTCAATGCGGCAGGCGTACAAAATCAATTGGCCGTTACCGATGAGCGTTGGAAATCTTTGGACGACCCCGGCAACGGTTTCACGCCCCGTGCCATCAGGAGTGATTACGCGAAAGGGATAAGCTCCAATTCGCGGTATTTGTTTGACGGATCTTATGTCAGGATCAAGAACATTAATCTTTCCTATACATTTCAGCGGCAAACATTGGAAA
- a CDS encoding cellulase family glycosylhydrolase, with the protein MFRKSALLISLALLTVFYVCRAQSTSDVVFKDGDKVNFIGNSITHAGEFHNFILLYYATRFPEANVTFYNSGIWGDNANSFLRRMDEDILNKPAHYSVVMAGMNDVNRALYAAANQGDPEIEAKKQRALSDYRGYMELVIQRLQEAKTEVILQKPSIYDQTGDLPAENMYGVNDALQQCAVIIDELAAEYNLKVVDYWTILNTLNQQVQASDPKATLISNDRIHPGTPGNFVMAYQFLKDTGVPRTVAGINISDGKLKQSKNCKIDNFQASDSLITFSYLANSLPFPVAPEAEPALELVPFMQELNAETLRVKKLPIGDYALTIDDVFVANYSSEELAAGVNLALEKNTPQYKQAEQVRVQTVLYRSLQRKLRDIKRVEINYLPDSIKNGTFEDIKNYIETLKNANDPKYTHNKNLFDNYLINKPEENDIEQQLLDVNNQIYSINKPVARKFRLSAGAMTDPDADITHVWEFEEPVVSNKVEGWTIVNYGNPATSNGILNLTGIQTYNHIRYDVPAGNAIDPVQSKTAIIRLKNGTANTKARFYWWGSEATAAFIEFDISANDTEFKEYKVDLSRDARWDGTISIIRFDVPSPLHSSSFGKTIDIDYVKMSAEVLPEPEPEPVQPMAPLIPSPFGVNLAGAEFGKNMPGVYGSDYTYPTSEELDYFKSKGLNLIRLPFKWERIQHQLNGTLNVEELNRIKTFVTAARARGMWVLLDMHNYGRRKIDTTEYIIGDPILPVSAAADVWRKLADEFKTSENIWGYGIMNEPHDMLPSTPWTEIAQAIITEIRSVDSTTTIVVAGDSWSSAERWPSASDNLKNLEDPSDNLIFEGHVYFDDDASGKYDQSYDDEGADPNIGITRTAPFVNWVKQNGFRGFIGEYGVPDDDPRWLVTLDNMLAYLKENCVNGTYWAAGPWWGSYRLAVEPIGGSERPQMAVLEQYKTANSECVAETDPQTHIWEFNGTVENNRIDGWTIVNYTNANSADGILNLTVSQTYQHIKYDVPASNAIDPTHSRYAVIRLKNETPETKARFYWWGPVGDNVANFIEFDISANDADYKEYVVDLSQNTAWTGKSNIRIIRFDVPALAGAASLGENVRIDQVKLLSSLPQIQTYTWHFDEPVVNNKVEGWNIVNYTNASTSNSVLSLTTAQTYNNIRFDVPVAEPIDPSVYKYATIKMKNGTGDSKARFYWWGPVGDNVAHFVEFDILANDTDYKEYTVDLSQEASWTGNSHIRIIRFDVPSPVSQASFGNVVEIDCITLSPDNPKIAQDSVLLNPVITAMFDDSTESKLTVYKNEGRNMSMAVEVPEDTQGRITVTDMFGKKLADESRSFTKGQQAVEIGIEGSLPGFYIVTFYNNKRKEKVSKKFMIRLQ; encoded by the coding sequence ATGTTTAGAAAATCAGCTTTACTCATCAGTTTGGCACTGCTGACGGTCTTTTACGTTTGCAGGGCCCAAAGCACAAGCGATGTGGTCTTTAAGGACGGCGATAAAGTCAACTTTATCGGTAACAGCATCACCCATGCAGGTGAATTTCACAACTTCATCCTGCTTTATTATGCTACTCGTTTCCCGGAGGCGAATGTTACCTTTTACAACTCCGGCATCTGGGGCGACAATGCCAACAGTTTTCTTCGCCGAATGGATGAAGACATTCTTAACAAACCCGCCCATTATTCGGTGGTAATGGCCGGTATGAACGACGTAAACCGGGCGCTGTATGCAGCCGCTAACCAGGGAGATCCCGAAATTGAAGCCAAAAAGCAACGGGCCCTCAGCGACTATCGCGGCTACATGGAGCTCGTGATCCAGCGTCTCCAGGAGGCAAAAACGGAAGTAATTTTGCAAAAGCCATCCATCTACGACCAAACGGGCGATTTGCCCGCTGAAAACATGTATGGGGTAAACGATGCTTTACAGCAATGTGCCGTGATCATCGACGAGCTGGCCGCGGAATACAACCTGAAGGTGGTAGATTACTGGACCATACTTAATACCCTGAACCAGCAGGTGCAGGCAAGCGATCCAAAAGCTACATTGATCAGCAACGACAGGATACACCCCGGCACCCCCGGAAATTTCGTTATGGCCTACCAGTTTCTGAAAGATACCGGGGTGCCGCGCACTGTGGCCGGCATTAACATCAGCGACGGAAAACTCAAACAGTCCAAGAACTGCAAGATCGACAACTTTCAGGCTTCAGATAGTTTAATTACCTTTTCTTATTTGGCCAACAGTCTTCCATTTCCGGTCGCTCCGGAGGCAGAGCCGGCCCTGGAATTGGTCCCTTTCATGCAGGAGCTCAATGCGGAAACCCTGAGGGTAAAAAAACTGCCCATTGGTGATTATGCATTGACGATCGACGACGTCTTCGTTGCTAACTATTCCAGTGAGGAGCTGGCGGCCGGAGTGAATCTGGCCCTTGAAAAAAATACACCTCAATATAAACAGGCAGAGCAGGTAAGGGTACAAACGGTTCTCTACCGTTCGCTTCAGCGAAAGCTGCGCGACATTAAAAGAGTAGAGATCAACTACCTCCCCGATTCTATAAAAAACGGCACTTTTGAAGACATTAAAAACTATATAGAAACCCTAAAGAACGCGAATGATCCAAAATATACGCACAACAAAAACCTTTTTGACAATTATCTGATCAACAAGCCTGAGGAAAATGATATTGAGCAACAACTGCTCGATGTAAACAACCAGATATATTCCATCAATAAGCCTGTCGCACGGAAATTCCGTCTCAGCGCCGGTGCAATGACCGATCCTGACGCAGATATTACCCATGTCTGGGAATTTGAGGAGCCGGTGGTGAGCAACAAAGTAGAAGGGTGGACCATTGTCAACTATGGCAATCCCGCCACCAGCAATGGAATTCTCAATCTCACAGGCATTCAGACCTACAACCACATCCGCTACGATGTTCCTGCCGGTAATGCCATCGATCCTGTTCAAAGCAAAACGGCCATTATCCGGTTGAAGAACGGGACTGCTAACACTAAAGCGCGGTTCTACTGGTGGGGCAGCGAAGCTACCGCTGCATTTATCGAATTTGATATTTCCGCCAATGATACAGAATTCAAAGAATATAAAGTCGATTTAAGCAGGGATGCGCGATGGGACGGAACCATCAGCATTATTCGTTTTGATGTGCCCAGTCCGTTGCATTCTTCCTCTTTCGGCAAGACCATCGACATCGATTATGTGAAAATGTCGGCAGAAGTGCTGCCGGAGCCCGAGCCCGAGCCGGTACAACCTATGGCGCCCCTGATCCCGTCGCCCTTTGGAGTAAATCTGGCCGGAGCGGAGTTTGGAAAAAACATGCCGGGTGTATATGGATCGGACTATACCTATCCTACAAGCGAAGAGCTCGATTATTTCAAATCCAAAGGTTTGAACCTGATAAGACTACCCTTTAAGTGGGAGCGAATTCAACATCAGCTCAACGGAACGCTTAATGTTGAGGAGTTGAACAGAATTAAAACCTTTGTAACTGCTGCTCGGGCCAGGGGAATGTGGGTATTGCTGGATATGCACAATTATGGCCGTAGGAAAATTGATACCACGGAGTATATCATCGGCGATCCGATTTTACCGGTTTCAGCAGCTGCGGATGTCTGGCGAAAACTTGCTGACGAATTTAAAACGAGTGAAAACATCTGGGGCTATGGCATCATGAATGAACCCCACGACATGTTGCCCAGTACCCCCTGGACTGAAATTGCCCAGGCGATCATTACGGAGATCAGAAGCGTGGATTCCACCACCACAATTGTGGTGGCCGGAGATAGCTGGAGTTCTGCGGAAAGGTGGCCTTCGGCGAGCGATAATCTGAAAAACCTCGAGGATCCTTCCGACAATCTGATCTTTGAAGGGCATGTCTATTTTGATGACGACGCTTCAGGAAAATATGATCAGAGTTATGACGATGAAGGGGCAGATCCAAACATAGGCATTACCCGGACAGCCCCATTCGTCAACTGGGTGAAACAAAACGGTTTCAGAGGGTTTATTGGAGAATATGGTGTGCCTGACGACGATCCACGGTGGTTGGTTACGCTCGACAACATGCTGGCATATCTAAAGGAAAATTGTGTCAACGGCACCTACTGGGCAGCGGGTCCTTGGTGGGGAAGCTACCGGCTGGCAGTAGAGCCTATAGGCGGCTCCGAACGGCCGCAGATGGCGGTACTGGAGCAATACAAAACAGCCAACTCGGAATGTGTGGCAGAGACAGACCCGCAAACGCACATTTGGGAGTTTAACGGAACGGTAGAAAACAACCGGATCGATGGCTGGACGATCGTTAATTACACGAACGCCAATTCCGCAGACGGAATTTTAAACCTGACGGTCTCGCAAACCTACCAGCATATCAAATACGATGTTCCTGCCAGCAACGCAATAGATCCCACCCACAGTAGGTATGCGGTAATTCGGTTAAAGAACGAGACCCCTGAAACCAAAGCCAGGTTTTACTGGTGGGGGCCGGTTGGCGACAATGTAGCCAATTTTATCGAATTCGACATTTCGGCTAATGACGCCGATTATAAAGAATACGTAGTCGATCTGAGCCAAAATACGGCCTGGACCGGCAAGAGCAATATCCGTATCATCCGTTTCGATGTTCCGGCTTTGGCGGGCGCCGCCTCTTTAGGTGAAAATGTACGCATAGACCAGGTGAAATTGCTTTCCTCGCTTCCGCAAATTCAGACTTATACCTGGCATTTTGACGAACCGGTGGTAAACAACAAGGTAGAGGGCTGGAATATTGTGAATTATACGAATGCCAGCACCTCCAACAGTGTACTTTCGCTCACAACTGCGCAAACCTACAACAACATCCGGTTTGATGTGCCGGTTGCGGAACCGATAGATCCTAGTGTTTACAAATATGCCACCATTAAAATGAAAAACGGAACTGGTGATTCGAAAGCCAGATTTTATTGGTGGGGGCCAGTAGGTGACAATGTTGCCCATTTTGTTGAGTTCGACATTTTAGCAAACGATACAGATTATAAGGAATATACCGTGGACCTGAGCCAGGAAGCGTCATGGACGGGAAACAGCCATATTAGGATTATCCGGTTCGATGTGCCCAGCCCGGTGAGTCAGGCTTCTTTTGGTAATGTGGTAGAGATAGATTGTATCACCCTGTCACCGGACAACCCGAAGATCGCTCAGGACAGTGTGCTTTTGAATCCTGTGATTACGGCGATGTTCGATGACAGCACGGAAAGCAAACTGACAGTTTACAAAAATGAAGGAAGAAACATGTCCATGGCCGTAGAGGTTCCGGAAGATACCCAGGGTAGGATTACGGTTACTGATATGTTTGGTAAAAAGCTTGCGGACGAATCTCGCTCTTTTACAAAAGGGCAACAAGCTGTTGAAATAGGGATAGAAGGTAGTCTTCCCGGATTTTATATTGTCACCTTTTATAACAACAAGAGAAAAGAAAAGGTTAGTAAAAAGTTCATGATACGATTACAATAA
- a CDS encoding LamG domain-containing protein: MKTKAGLKFEPTSPLRAGFGLSALKQFKMNTVRIFIFLVLTIFAGNLVAGHGDAEKPLQKLFFLDFEKGFSPNAMGENNPLNKNFPELISGVDGSAAFFEGGKVLQYSSPKNLNKEEGTISFWLKPGDEMPKQGPLTLFAENGPNDAGENSFRIELFPNRFIRFSLKDSRDSYIYYHKIGAWKRNEWHHLAITWNVKKGAFIYVDGKAASTGWMPQWEAKVYDSFFIGAGNANGEEASHAVIDEFTIYNRELTEEEAGKEFLKYGHFSTQISFKDPFIPAGKKNILIAELVNLSDRPVALKNIACALTDNGGNELFKADLGEQSLEKFSHKALHIPVKTDKTGTFSFTLTYLENNERKQAVTPLHVFKSKEKAAAQDWSYQLVSHVKAAEKEPIAETGGTLVCEASFGKYREAGGRFNDRFAMDFDVEAVGEPHLAVVTYPDDKPRTMEIMLQHFNGAIDFQSHTGVLTGEEYPLTNTAKEFEIVFWPRSKKQAFVFMTAEKNYPAAVKDIKIYKIDKFNVASAESNFRGNVASRSSGLYYEDPVLFHNFGTGRDLQGFVTATDRLVQYLHSLGQTEFEYPLAWYAGPLYGTSVEPFQPDIDGAQGGQRPHPDGYPAYLIKRLGEQNIKFTAGLHIHTLPSLNKYALADWERIDHGEETVININKDGKLWYGYWHGNDPNFNAADPRVMHAVDTIVMEIAERYAKESAFDGISLVMAKPKLFTFGSLASGYNDSNLQRFQKASGIKIPGYVPGDSSRFRKSYEWLMENAEAKKAWIDWRCQILYEHYAAMGRKLAVYRPDLKLKLNIFVHLMHNQRLADYLNEPPVEVMREMGIDPALYKNEKNIVINHTLVPADLRWKRSHYPPAIPNIDRTVMTAPEMVTSMQGLENVRVTIHDRYWEDAVGREKPMEGLTAMGVSEMVWRASTLNATGFHSLEPYVIALNHLDAASIVKGGYVVGTFGMEKELSQFSKAFQALPSTKFEDIPGLADPVRVRKKVVDGKLYFYVLNTIPAPAEISLKLKEPGELREPATNEVYAKSKTLNLKLKPYDLRVFVSSSATQDIAGGKVKVEKEWLTSLEKSLTDMENWAEKQEKLFRKHKPYLELAREHWSKKHFSRVYFLLQEGWGEQEATAEK, translated from the coding sequence GTGAAGACGAAAGCAGGCCTTAAGTTTGAGCCGACCTCACCTTTAAGGGCAGGCTTTGGTCTTTCTGCATTAAAACAATTTAAAATGAACACAGTTCGCATCTTTATTTTCCTTGTTCTTACCATATTTGCCGGCAATTTAGTCGCAGGCCATGGCGATGCGGAAAAACCCTTGCAAAAGCTGTTTTTCCTCGATTTTGAAAAAGGCTTTTCGCCCAATGCAATGGGAGAAAACAACCCCTTGAACAAAAACTTTCCCGAATTGATCTCAGGAGTCGACGGCAGTGCAGCCTTTTTTGAAGGTGGAAAAGTGTTACAATATTCTTCACCCAAAAACCTGAATAAAGAAGAAGGTACGATCAGCTTCTGGCTGAAGCCCGGAGACGAAATGCCGAAACAGGGGCCGCTGACGTTATTTGCGGAAAACGGGCCGAATGATGCAGGCGAAAACAGTTTCCGGATCGAGCTCTTTCCAAACCGTTTTATCCGTTTCAGCCTGAAGGACTCCAGGGATTCCTACATTTATTATCACAAGATTGGCGCCTGGAAAAGAAATGAATGGCATCACCTGGCCATCACCTGGAATGTGAAGAAAGGTGCTTTTATCTACGTAGACGGAAAAGCCGCGTCTACCGGGTGGATGCCCCAATGGGAAGCCAAAGTTTACGACAGTTTCTTTATCGGTGCAGGTAACGCCAACGGAGAAGAGGCATCACATGCTGTCATCGACGAGTTTACCATTTACAATCGCGAACTTACAGAAGAGGAGGCAGGAAAAGAATTTCTTAAATATGGCCATTTCTCTACCCAAATTTCGTTTAAAGACCCATTTATTCCGGCAGGGAAAAAGAATATTCTGATCGCGGAACTCGTCAATCTGTCGGATCGTCCGGTTGCGCTAAAGAACATCGCTTGCGCGCTCACCGACAACGGGGGCAATGAATTGTTTAAGGCTGACCTGGGAGAGCAGTCGCTGGAGAAATTCAGCCACAAAGCCCTGCATATCCCGGTAAAAACAGATAAAACAGGTACTTTTTCCTTCACCCTTACATACCTTGAGAATAACGAAAGAAAACAAGCCGTTACGCCGCTTCATGTCTTTAAAAGTAAAGAAAAGGCGGCAGCGCAGGATTGGAGCTATCAATTAGTTTCTCACGTAAAAGCCGCTGAAAAAGAACCCATAGCAGAAACCGGAGGTACCCTGGTTTGCGAAGCCTCTTTTGGCAAATACCGGGAAGCAGGAGGCCGTTTCAACGACCGGTTTGCGATGGATTTTGACGTGGAGGCAGTGGGCGAGCCGCACCTGGCAGTGGTTACCTATCCGGATGATAAACCGCGAACCATGGAAATTATGCTGCAGCATTTCAATGGCGCCATAGATTTCCAATCGCATACCGGTGTCTTAACCGGTGAGGAATACCCGCTGACGAATACTGCTAAAGAATTTGAGATCGTGTTCTGGCCGCGTTCCAAAAAACAGGCATTTGTTTTCATGACTGCGGAAAAGAATTATCCGGCGGCAGTGAAAGACATCAAGATCTATAAGATCGATAAATTCAACGTCGCGTCTGCAGAGAGTAATTTCCGCGGAAACGTGGCTTCCCGCAGCAGCGGATTGTATTATGAAGACCCCGTGTTGTTCCACAACTTTGGAACGGGCAGAGATCTTCAGGGGTTTGTTACTGCCACCGATCGCCTCGTGCAATACCTGCATTCCCTGGGACAGACGGAGTTTGAATATCCGCTGGCGTGGTATGCAGGGCCGTTATATGGAACGTCGGTCGAACCTTTCCAGCCAGACATCGATGGCGCACAAGGCGGTCAACGTCCTCATCCCGATGGCTACCCCGCATATCTGATAAAGCGCCTGGGCGAGCAAAACATAAAATTTACGGCAGGTTTGCACATCCATACCCTGCCCAGCTTAAATAAATATGCACTGGCAGACTGGGAGAGAATCGACCACGGGGAAGAAACAGTTATCAACATCAACAAAGACGGAAAGCTGTGGTACGGATACTGGCATGGCAACGACCCCAACTTCAATGCTGCAGATCCACGGGTAATGCATGCCGTAGATACCATTGTCATGGAAATAGCGGAGCGCTACGCGAAGGAATCTGCTTTTGATGGAATTTCCCTTGTTATGGCTAAACCAAAGCTTTTCACCTTTGGTTCGCTGGCTTCTGGTTACAACGATTCCAACCTGCAGCGCTTTCAAAAAGCTTCCGGTATTAAAATTCCCGGTTACGTTCCCGGCGATTCCAGCCGGTTCCGGAAAAGCTATGAATGGCTGATGGAAAATGCTGAAGCTAAAAAAGCCTGGATCGACTGGCGGTGCCAAATCTTATATGAACATTATGCTGCCATGGGCAGAAAATTGGCAGTTTATCGCCCGGATTTAAAGCTCAAGCTCAATATATTTGTCCACTTGATGCATAACCAGCGACTGGCAGACTACCTCAATGAACCGCCGGTAGAAGTGATGCGTGAAATGGGCATTGATCCTGCGCTGTATAAAAACGAAAAGAACATTGTCATTAATCATACGCTGGTGCCGGCAGATCTTAGGTGGAAGCGTTCTCATTATCCTCCCGCCATCCCCAACATAGACCGCACGGTAATGACCGCTCCGGAGATGGTGACTTCCATGCAGGGCCTGGAAAACGTCCGCGTTACGATCCACGATCGCTATTGGGAAGATGCGGTAGGGCGGGAAAAACCAATGGAAGGCCTCACCGCAATGGGGGTAAGTGAAATGGTTTGGAGGGCATCAACCTTAAATGCCACCGGCTTTCACAGTCTGGAGCCGTATGTAATTGCGCTCAATCACCTCGATGCTGCAAGTATTGTGAAAGGAGGCTATGTGGTGGGTACTTTCGGCATGGAAAAAGAGCTGTCGCAATTTTCGAAAGCCTTTCAGGCGTTGCCGTCAACGAAATTTGAAGATATTCCCGGTCTTGCCGATCCGGTGCGGGTGAGAAAAAAGGTGGTTGACGGAAAGCTGTATTTCTATGTGCTGAATACTATTCCCGCTCCCGCAGAGATCAGCCTGAAATTAAAAGAACCGGGAGAACTACGGGAACCCGCGACAAATGAGGTTTATGCAAAGTCAAAAACATTAAACCTGAAGTTGAAACCCTACGACCTGCGGGTATTCGTCAGCTCGTCGGCCACCCAGGATATTGCCGGTGGTAAAGTAAAAGTGGAAAAAGAGTGGCTGACCAGTCTTGAAAAGTCACTGACAGATATGGAAAACTGGGCAGAAAAACAGGAGAAGCTCTTCCGGAAGCACAAGCCTTATCTCGAGCTAGCAAGGGAACACTGGAGCAAAAAACATTTCTCGCGCGTGTACTTCCTATTGCAGGAGGGTTGGGGAGAACAAGAGGCTACAGCGGAGAAATAA